In a single window of the Luteibacter rhizovicinus DSM 16549 genome:
- a CDS encoding ComEC/Rec2 family competence protein, whose protein sequence is MLTVYNVKQGDAMLLSGMSDASCCFDKEPLLIDCGLQKAAVHSMIGVPPKAMRVLITHADRDHIGGLYDVLANHNVSRLYVPRYLPELLRIEDYLRRKAARKAGKLQPRGATRWIEVAEGDRLCSHALVMNPPKKAARVLDGLGVESFSTRDLEDAVLALRSRGLELEVEDVTGYTPEPLGVAVAGDGNLSARGASTAQHRDRRKFFQGFFVYLDQMLQRTIDDPQVDVPSREDFDPTGNPETNRAISAALQLAANQVSIVFRYDGRKSFLFTGDADTSVFNRMSRQGHLLQADYLKVPHHGSRHNLDKKSLIAVDPKIAVVSHDNGKFARDPDSHPHMATIQLLGAHGVQTYYTNDVRKAGHVIATATRGTTSCKNLVFK, encoded by the coding sequence ATGCTGACCGTTTACAACGTGAAGCAAGGCGACGCAATGCTCTTGTCAGGCATGAGCGACGCCTCATGCTGTTTCGACAAGGAGCCCCTTTTGATCGATTGTGGCCTCCAAAAGGCGGCTGTTCATTCGATGATTGGCGTGCCACCAAAAGCAATGCGTGTCCTGATAACGCATGCAGATCGCGATCATATAGGCGGATTGTATGACGTGCTCGCCAATCATAATGTCTCGCGGCTATACGTTCCACGATACCTTCCGGAACTTCTTCGCATTGAAGATTACCTCCGACGGAAAGCCGCTAGGAAGGCCGGTAAGCTTCAACCAAGAGGCGCTACGCGCTGGATTGAAGTGGCCGAGGGTGATCGCCTCTGCAGTCACGCATTGGTAATGAACCCTCCCAAGAAAGCGGCTCGTGTTCTCGACGGCTTGGGAGTAGAGAGTTTTTCCACAAGAGACCTGGAGGACGCAGTTCTGGCTCTCCGGTCACGAGGTCTTGAGCTGGAGGTTGAAGATGTAACGGGATACACGCCAGAGCCGCTTGGTGTTGCCGTGGCGGGCGATGGAAATCTTTCGGCGCGCGGTGCGTCAACTGCACAACACCGCGACCGTCGCAAATTCTTTCAGGGATTTTTCGTTTACCTAGACCAAATGCTCCAACGCACAATAGATGATCCCCAGGTTGATGTGCCTTCACGAGAAGATTTCGATCCTACTGGTAACCCGGAGACGAACCGCGCGATATCTGCTGCGCTTCAACTTGCCGCGAACCAAGTCAGTATTGTCTTTCGGTACGATGGTAGAAAGAGCTTTCTATTTACTGGGGATGCAGACACGTCAGTGTTCAATCGAATGAGCCGGCAAGGTCATCTGTTGCAAGCTGATTACCTAAAGGTTCCTCATCACGGAAGCCGACACAACCTCGACAAGAAGTCACTCATTGCAGTCGATCCGAAGATAGCGGTGGTCTCACACGACAACGGAAAATTCGCTCGCGATCCAGATTCACACCCTCATATGGCGACAATCCAATTGCTTGGCGCGCACGGTGTGCAGACCTATTACACGAACGACGTCAGGAAAGCGGGTCATGTGATCGCAACGGCCACAAGGGGCACTACCTCGTGTAAAAACTTAGTTTTCAAATAA
- a CDS encoding glycoside hydrolase family 3 protein, giving the protein MASALLVTVPAMAGDATLVHPEQWPKGTSPLPPDPAIESRIRALLAKMSVEDKVGQMIQADIKYVTPDDVRKYRLGSVLAGGNSKPPGQPYPVASQWQALSDAFYRASMDTSHGGLAIPVLFGIDAVHGHNNLVGSTLFPQNVGLGATRDPQLIHDIGEVTAQELRASGISWTFAPTLTVPQDGRWGRSYEGYSQNPALVAQYAAAVVGGLEGKPGTPQFLDAGHVIATAKHFLGDGGTHDGKDQGDAQISEATLRDIHGAGYPPAIKAGVQVVMVSFSSWNGVKMAGNKALITGVLKERMGFDGIVLGDWNAHGQVPGCSNEDCAAAYNAGLDMLEAPDSWKGVYTNTLAEVKAGVIPMSRVDDAVTRILRVKMRLGMFEAGLPSTNPIAAKATDVVGSPSHRAVARRAVRESLVLLKNNGDVLPIDPRKHVLVAGNGADNISKQNGGWTLTWQGTGLTNANFPGATSVWAGLRAQVEAAGGSAELSVEGDAKQKPDVAIVVFGEDPYAEFQGDLPNLAYRPGNDHDLDLIRKLRGQGVPVVAVFLTGRPLWMNREINAADAFVVAWLPGSEGEGIADVLLRTRDGRIANDFHGKLAYAWPRSALQVPVAAVARGEHPQFPYGFGLTYADKTKTGTLPEDPGLVLSSAQAGVYFTRGKPAQDFVVRLTGANGVAMNVTATPAATADGSLHVGALDYKAQEDARSLSWSGAGAHAASVELVAPAPLDVDRETNGDVMLVTTLKVDAVSPGDTSTIGIGCGAGCSGWVPVGSQLSALPKGQWLSVGIPLKCFRDAGANMSKVDRPFAWSSHSGGQIAITDVSLSTVADRTLVCPAHADKP; this is encoded by the coding sequence ATGGCCAGCGCCTTGCTGGTCACCGTTCCCGCCATGGCGGGCGATGCGACCCTCGTGCACCCCGAGCAGTGGCCCAAAGGCACATCGCCGCTGCCGCCGGACCCCGCGATCGAATCGCGAATCCGCGCTTTGCTGGCTAAGATGTCGGTGGAGGACAAGGTCGGCCAGATGATCCAGGCCGACATCAAGTACGTGACGCCGGACGACGTGCGCAAGTACCGATTGGGCTCGGTCCTGGCCGGGGGCAACTCCAAACCGCCCGGGCAGCCATACCCGGTTGCCTCGCAATGGCAGGCGCTGTCCGATGCGTTCTACCGCGCGTCCATGGACACCTCGCATGGCGGCCTGGCGATCCCGGTGCTGTTCGGCATCGACGCCGTGCACGGCCACAACAACCTGGTCGGCAGCACGCTATTTCCGCAGAACGTCGGGCTGGGTGCGACGCGCGACCCGCAGCTGATCCACGACATTGGTGAGGTCACGGCACAGGAACTGCGTGCCAGTGGCATCAGCTGGACGTTCGCGCCCACGCTCACCGTCCCGCAGGATGGGCGCTGGGGCCGTTCGTACGAAGGCTACTCGCAGAACCCCGCACTGGTGGCGCAATACGCCGCCGCGGTGGTCGGCGGCCTGGAAGGCAAGCCGGGAACGCCGCAGTTCCTCGACGCGGGGCATGTAATCGCGACCGCCAAGCATTTCCTCGGCGATGGTGGCACCCACGACGGCAAGGATCAGGGCGACGCCCAGATCAGCGAAGCGACGTTGCGCGACATCCATGGCGCCGGCTATCCGCCCGCGATCAAGGCTGGTGTGCAGGTGGTGATGGTCTCGTTCTCCAGCTGGAACGGGGTCAAAATGGCCGGCAACAAGGCCCTGATCACCGGTGTGCTGAAAGAGCGCATGGGCTTCGATGGAATTGTGCTGGGCGACTGGAACGCGCACGGGCAAGTGCCCGGTTGCAGCAACGAGGATTGTGCCGCGGCTTACAACGCCGGGCTGGACATGCTCGAAGCGCCCGACTCCTGGAAAGGGGTGTACACGAACACGCTGGCCGAAGTGAAGGCCGGCGTGATCCCGATGAGTCGTGTCGATGATGCGGTGACTCGCATCCTGCGGGTGAAGATGCGTCTCGGCATGTTCGAGGCCGGACTGCCGTCGACCAATCCGATCGCAGCCAAGGCGACGGACGTGGTCGGCAGTCCTTCGCATCGCGCCGTGGCGCGTCGGGCCGTACGCGAGTCCCTGGTGCTGCTGAAAAACAACGGCGACGTGCTGCCGATCGACCCACGCAAGCATGTCCTGGTGGCCGGTAACGGCGCCGACAACATCTCCAAACAGAACGGTGGCTGGACGCTGACCTGGCAGGGCACGGGTCTGACCAATGCGAATTTCCCGGGCGCCACCTCGGTGTGGGCGGGTCTGCGGGCCCAGGTGGAAGCAGCTGGCGGCAGCGCCGAACTATCCGTGGAAGGCGACGCCAAGCAGAAGCCCGACGTCGCCATCGTCGTGTTCGGCGAGGACCCGTATGCCGAGTTCCAGGGAGACCTGCCGAACCTTGCCTACCGTCCCGGCAACGATCACGACCTCGATCTGATTCGCAAACTGCGCGGGCAGGGTGTGCCCGTGGTGGCGGTATTCCTGACCGGACGGCCGCTGTGGATGAATCGCGAGATCAACGCCGCGGATGCCTTCGTGGTGGCGTGGCTCCCGGGCAGCGAAGGGGAGGGCATCGCCGATGTCCTGCTGCGTACCCGGGATGGCCGTATCGCGAACGACTTCCACGGCAAGCTGGCCTATGCCTGGCCGCGTAGTGCGCTGCAGGTACCCGTCGCTGCTGTCGCTCGGGGCGAGCATCCGCAGTTTCCGTACGGCTTCGGTCTGACCTATGCCGATAAGACGAAGACCGGCACCTTGCCTGAGGATCCGGGGCTCGTACTGAGCAGTGCGCAGGCGGGCGTCTACTTCACCCGCGGCAAGCCGGCACAGGATTTTGTGGTGCGTCTCACTGGCGCGAATGGCGTAGCGATGAATGTCACTGCCACACCAGCCGCTACCGCCGACGGAAGCCTGCACGTTGGCGCGCTCGACTATAAGGCGCAGGAAGACGCGCGGAGCTTGAGTTGGTCAGGAGCCGGCGCCCATGCCGCCAGCGTCGAGTTGGTAGCACCGGCGCCACTCGATGTAGACCGAGAAACCAATGGCGATGTCATGCTGGTGACCACCTTGAAGGTCGATGCGGTGTCGCCTGGTGATACGTCGACCATCGGGATCGGCTGTGGTGCCGGTTGCAGCGGATGGGTGCCTGTTGGATCGCAACTCTCCGCGTTGCCCAAAGGGCAGTGGTTGAGTGTGGGCATTCCGTTGAAATGCTTCCGCGATGCCGGCGCCAACATGAGCAAGGTGGACCGGCCCTTTGCCTGGTCCAGTCATTCGGGTGGCCAGATTGCGATCACCGATGTGTCGCTGAGCACGGTAGCGGACCGGACACTGGTTTGCCCCGCTCATGCGGACAAGCCGTAA
- a CDS encoding LacI family DNA-binding transcriptional regulator translates to MRVRLEDVARAAGVSPKTVSRVLNDEANVTDATRQRVQAAMEAMDYRPHPSARSLAGNRSFVVAMLYDNNDNPASTYLAEIQDGVLEACDEHRYSMMVRPLRMRDRDFIRRFDALISDHHPDGVVLTPPITDYAPLLKRLREREVPYASVSPLRRGKALGVTMDEQQAARAIVEHLLELGHRRIAHVIGIANHGASRWRLAGYREAMAAAGLHEDPDLVVQGAFTFGSGVEAARQLFSLAERPTAVFAANDDMATGVMWAAGEYGLKVPHDLSVCGFDDTPLSRQLWPALTTVQQPSREMGKIAAEQLLNELRGHGAGRLVQIPFSLQIRGSTAIAP, encoded by the coding sequence ATGCGGGTACGTCTCGAAGATGTGGCGCGCGCAGCGGGCGTATCGCCCAAGACAGTGTCGCGTGTGCTCAATGACGAGGCCAACGTGACCGATGCGACGCGGCAACGCGTGCAAGCTGCCATGGAGGCAATGGATTATCGCCCGCATCCGTCGGCACGCAGTCTGGCGGGAAATCGCTCGTTCGTGGTAGCGATGCTGTACGACAACAACGACAACCCGGCCTCGACCTATCTGGCCGAGATCCAGGACGGCGTGCTCGAGGCCTGCGATGAGCATCGCTACAGCATGATGGTGCGGCCGCTGCGTATGCGCGATCGCGACTTCATCCGTCGCTTCGATGCCCTGATCTCCGATCACCATCCCGACGGTGTCGTACTGACGCCGCCGATTACCGACTATGCGCCGCTGCTTAAGCGCCTGCGTGAGCGCGAGGTCCCCTATGCCAGCGTGTCGCCGCTGCGGCGTGGCAAGGCGCTGGGCGTGACGATGGACGAGCAGCAGGCCGCGCGTGCGATCGTGGAGCACCTGCTGGAGCTCGGCCATCGGCGGATCGCCCACGTGATCGGCATCGCCAATCATGGCGCCAGTCGCTGGCGGCTCGCTGGCTATCGCGAGGCGATGGCTGCCGCGGGCTTGCACGAAGATCCGGACCTGGTGGTGCAGGGCGCTTTCACCTTCGGCTCCGGCGTGGAGGCGGCACGGCAACTGTTTTCCCTGGCCGAGCGACCGACCGCGGTGTTCGCCGCCAATGACGACATGGCCACCGGCGTGATGTGGGCGGCGGGCGAGTATGGCCTGAAGGTGCCGCACGACCTCTCGGTCTGCGGCTTCGACGATACGCCGCTGTCGCGCCAGCTCTGGCCGGCGCTCACCACGGTCCAGCAGCCCAGTCGAGAGATGGGGAAGATCGCCGCCGAGCAGCTGCTCAACGAATTGCGCGGTCACGGCGCCGGTCGACTGGTGCAGATTCCGTTCTCCCTGCAGATACGCGGCTCCACCGCCATCGCACCCTGA
- a CDS encoding TonB-dependent receptor — translation MNLRHKLLYVAMSLAFVPGTLLAADQDTTVQNPSSKNPEGADKKVQNLDAISVSATKRDTPLQKTPVAVTAITVDTLDRERVMTVQDLTKLVPGLQGTSQGDHGVVTLTLRGIGNDSAKTEYADPEVATFVDGVYAPRAEAASGLLLDMDGVEVLRGPQGTLWGRNSTAGAISFQTAKPDIGAGFYGNAQVEAGNYNQIGSRAAFNLPISNTFAMRVAVVHEQHDGYVDYQDPSGQLPSVAQQQTTYLASGGTLANFKPIDPGQYVQKGDKYNAQDQSAARVSALWQPSDSFKWNLSYEYFIDRGTPSMSLMQTPREGEKFWSALIDTAPYLHRTSNTVRSRMDWNINDGVQLSYIAGYNKYSGQSDFDQDVGVSVPTSFTTNGVYQDDRTNSSHYKNWSQELNLKSTGPQTVDWILGAYYGYENNDIRFDIPIMNGTRYGTVSWQGSFIQPKETVESYALFGQATWHLTDHMRLTGGARWSHDDKENKGGINWGWAYDPTVPQLPISPDVYPDPSNGFAISQRNTAKYTKSKPTWLIRLDTDVSENGMVYASVSTGYKSGGTQDAGTLYKPESLTNYEVGSKFSFLDGHMTWNTAVYYEDFKNFQLSAPIVYPDGNHGLGFSNVGGNTKVLGFESELAYQQQDDRFNLIFSAIPKKKLGTLTYAGSNDYQGLPACPPASNLANCMDVTGNDLPHAPDLSLTAIYEHTFHLSNGGRLTPRASAQYQSSQWLSYFNLGEGDKQKAYVRGDLSLRYSEPGDKWWVNGYVQNVTDKKTRTSAGRFLMADGSLQYVSQYLAPRTYGVQLGIWF, via the coding sequence ATGAATCTGCGTCACAAGTTGTTGTATGTCGCCATGTCACTCGCGTTTGTTCCGGGCACGCTGCTCGCGGCGGATCAGGACACGACGGTGCAAAACCCGTCGTCGAAGAATCCGGAGGGCGCCGATAAGAAGGTGCAGAACCTCGACGCCATCTCGGTCAGCGCGACCAAGCGCGATACGCCGCTGCAGAAAACGCCGGTCGCAGTCACGGCAATCACCGTCGACACGCTCGACCGCGAGCGCGTGATGACCGTGCAGGACCTGACCAAGCTTGTTCCAGGCCTGCAAGGCACCTCGCAGGGCGATCATGGCGTCGTGACGCTGACCCTGCGCGGCATCGGTAACGACAGCGCCAAGACCGAATACGCCGATCCCGAAGTCGCCACCTTCGTCGACGGCGTGTACGCACCACGCGCCGAGGCCGCGTCGGGTTTGTTGCTGGACATGGATGGCGTCGAAGTACTGCGCGGTCCGCAGGGCACCCTCTGGGGCCGCAACTCGACCGCCGGCGCCATCAGCTTCCAGACGGCCAAGCCGGACATCGGCGCGGGCTTCTACGGCAACGCGCAGGTCGAAGCAGGCAACTACAACCAGATCGGCTCGCGCGCCGCTTTCAACCTGCCGATCAGCAATACCTTTGCCATGCGCGTCGCCGTGGTGCACGAGCAGCACGATGGTTACGTGGACTACCAGGATCCGTCGGGCCAGCTGCCCAGCGTGGCGCAGCAGCAAACCACGTATCTCGCATCCGGCGGCACGCTGGCCAACTTCAAGCCGATCGATCCCGGCCAGTACGTGCAGAAGGGCGACAAGTACAACGCGCAGGACCAGTCCGCCGCACGCGTCAGCGCGCTGTGGCAGCCCAGCGATTCGTTCAAGTGGAACCTGTCGTACGAGTACTTCATCGATCGTGGCACGCCCAGCATGAGCCTGATGCAGACGCCGCGGGAAGGGGAGAAGTTCTGGTCGGCGCTCATCGACACCGCGCCCTACCTGCACCGTACGTCCAATACCGTGCGCAGCCGCATGGACTGGAACATCAACGACGGCGTGCAGCTCAGCTACATCGCCGGCTACAACAAGTACTCGGGCCAGAGCGACTTCGACCAGGACGTCGGCGTGAGCGTGCCCACCAGCTTCACCACCAACGGCGTCTACCAGGACGATCGCACCAACAGTTCCCACTACAAGAACTGGAGCCAGGAGCTCAACCTGAAGTCCACCGGTCCGCAGACCGTGGACTGGATCCTCGGTGCGTACTACGGCTACGAGAACAACGACATCCGGTTCGACATCCCCATCATGAACGGTACGCGCTACGGCACCGTGAGCTGGCAGGGTTCCTTCATCCAGCCGAAGGAAACGGTGGAGTCGTATGCCTTGTTCGGCCAGGCCACCTGGCATCTCACCGATCACATGCGCCTTACCGGCGGTGCGCGCTGGTCGCATGACGACAAGGAAAACAAGGGCGGCATCAACTGGGGTTGGGCATACGACCCGACCGTGCCGCAGCTGCCGATCTCCCCGGACGTGTATCCGGATCCGTCGAACGGCTTCGCCATCTCGCAGCGGAATACCGCCAAGTACACCAAGAGCAAGCCGACCTGGCTGATTCGCCTGGATACCGACGTCAGCGAGAACGGCATGGTCTACGCCAGCGTATCGACCGGCTACAAGTCCGGCGGCACGCAGGACGCCGGCACGCTGTACAAGCCCGAGTCGCTGACCAACTACGAAGTCGGCAGCAAGTTCAGCTTCCTCGATGGCCACATGACGTGGAACACGGCCGTCTATTACGAGGACTTCAAGAACTTCCAGCTGTCCGCACCCATCGTCTATCCGGACGGCAACCACGGCCTGGGCTTCTCCAACGTCGGCGGCAACACCAAGGTGCTCGGCTTCGAGTCGGAGCTGGCGTACCAGCAGCAGGACGATCGCTTCAACCTGATCTTCTCGGCCATTCCGAAGAAGAAGCTCGGCACGCTGACCTATGCCGGCTCCAACGACTACCAGGGCCTGCCGGCATGCCCGCCGGCGTCCAATCTCGCCAACTGCATGGACGTCACCGGCAACGACCTGCCGCATGCGCCGGACCTGTCGCTCACCGCGATCTACGAGCACACCTTCCATCTCAGCAATGGCGGACGCCTCACGCCGCGCGCCAGTGCGCAGTACCAGAGCTCGCAGTGGCTGAGCTACTTCAACCTGGGCGAGGGCGACAAGCAGAAAGCCTACGTGCGTGGCGACCTGTCGCTGCGTTACAGCGAGCCGGGTGACAAGTGGTGGGTCAACGGCTACGTGCAGAACGTGACTGACAAGAAGACCCGCACGAGTGCCGGCCGCTTCCTGATGGCCGACGGCTCACTGCAGTACGTGTCGCAGTACCTCGCACCGCGTACGTATGGCGTCCAGCTTGGTATTTGGTTCTGA
- a CDS encoding MFS transporter: MRERSTLSFWQIWNMCFGFLGLQFGLALQNANVSRIFQTLGANLNDIPALWIAAPLTGLIVQPIVGHYSDRTWNRLGRRRPYFLAGAVFASLALLWMPNVPALWMAAGLLWILDASINVSMEPFRALVGDQLPTRQRPAGYAMQSFFIGAGAVVASMLPWLLAQFGVANVAADGSIPDTVKYAFYGGGAVLLGAVVWTILATREYTPAQLLSFTDNVPERPPVDVSRAGRPGLVLLLAGAVVLVAITHFALEREVYLLAGGLIAFGLLFTWLGRTRSHGMLREVMGDLYGMPVSMRRLAGVQLFSWFALFAMWIYTTAGVTQTIYGIADTGSSLYNEGANWVGVLFGAYNGFGALAAVVIPLMVRRWGLRISHVVNLCLGGAGLLSFLYIRDPHWLLASMVGVGFAWASILSLPYALLSDTLPTAKLGVYMGIFNFFIVIPQVLAASVLGLLLRLCFHNQPIWALGLGGASLLIAALCTLYVPEPDDRTARG; this comes from the coding sequence ATGAGAGAGCGATCCACGCTGTCGTTCTGGCAGATATGGAACATGTGCTTCGGCTTTCTCGGTCTCCAGTTCGGCCTCGCGCTGCAGAATGCGAACGTCAGCCGGATATTCCAAACCCTGGGCGCGAACCTCAACGACATCCCTGCCCTCTGGATCGCCGCGCCGCTGACCGGCTTGATCGTGCAACCGATCGTCGGTCACTACTCCGACCGCACCTGGAACCGCCTCGGTCGACGCCGGCCCTATTTTCTGGCGGGCGCGGTATTCGCCTCACTGGCCCTTTTATGGATGCCGAACGTGCCGGCGTTGTGGATGGCTGCCGGCTTGTTGTGGATCCTGGATGCGTCGATCAACGTGTCGATGGAACCGTTTCGTGCCCTGGTTGGCGATCAACTGCCCACCCGGCAGCGACCCGCCGGCTATGCGATGCAGAGCTTTTTCATCGGCGCCGGTGCGGTGGTCGCCTCCATGCTGCCCTGGCTCCTGGCGCAGTTCGGCGTCGCCAACGTGGCGGCGGACGGAAGCATTCCCGATACGGTGAAGTACGCGTTCTACGGCGGCGGTGCGGTACTGCTGGGTGCCGTGGTCTGGACCATCCTGGCGACGCGTGAGTACACGCCGGCCCAGCTTCTTTCGTTCACCGACAACGTGCCTGAAAGGCCGCCGGTGGATGTGTCGCGCGCAGGGCGACCCGGCCTGGTTCTCTTGCTAGCGGGCGCCGTGGTACTGGTCGCGATCACGCATTTCGCGCTGGAAAGGGAGGTCTACCTGCTGGCCGGCGGCCTGATCGCATTTGGCCTTCTGTTTACCTGGCTTGGCCGCACCCGCAGTCACGGGATGCTGCGCGAGGTGATGGGTGACCTCTACGGCATGCCGGTCTCGATGCGGCGCCTGGCCGGGGTGCAGTTATTTTCCTGGTTCGCGCTGTTCGCGATGTGGATCTACACCACGGCGGGTGTGACGCAGACGATTTACGGTATCGCCGATACCGGTTCGTCCCTCTACAACGAGGGTGCGAACTGGGTCGGCGTGCTGTTCGGCGCCTATAACGGCTTTGGTGCCCTGGCCGCGGTGGTCATCCCTCTGATGGTCCGGCGCTGGGGCCTGCGCATCAGTCACGTGGTGAACCTGTGCCTGGGTGGCGCCGGCCTGCTGTCGTTCCTCTACATCCGCGATCCGCACTGGCTGCTCGCCTCGATGGTAGGTGTCGGCTTTGCCTGGGCGTCGATCCTGTCGCTGCCTTACGCGCTGCTCTCGGACACCCTGCCAACGGCGAAACTGGGCGTCTACATGGGCATCTTCAATTTCTTCATCGTGATTCCGCAGGTGCTCGCCGCCAGCGTTCTCGGGCTGTTGCTGCGACTGTGCTTTCACAACCAGCCGATCTGGGCGCTCGGCCTTGGCGGAGCGAGCCTCCTTATCGCGGCGCTGTGCACGCTATACGTGCCTGAGCCCGATGACCGGACGGCAAGAGGGTGA
- a CDS encoding tryptophan halogenase family protein, whose product MARLKKVLIVGGGTAGWLAACYLAKAVNAVDPRSVQVHLVESPDIGLLGVGEATFPSIRGTLAAIGLDERRFLVGATATYKQGIHYRHWVRPPGTPGPDHFFHPFNAPSQRPGGPDLLPYWLLGAAPEGTSFADAVSMQSFLVDHSRAPKRPKDADYQGPMNHAFHFDAACFARVLAEHGQETLGVVRHVATVERTELDEHGAIARVVTKEEGELTADLYVDCTGLRGMLIGNAMQSPFRSRADVLFADRAVAIQVPYETPDAPIPSYTISTAQEAGWVWDIGLQKRRGSGYVYSSRHTTDDRAEEVFRRYLGKAGEGLKAFHIKFETGYRPEHWRKNCVAVGLAGGFVEPLESTGIALIELATYLLTHLLPGDTDDMESAARHFNEMMVARYDRIIDFIKMHYCLSQRRDSPFWIDNTDPASIPQTLQEKLEKWKLRPPHRLDFVSDLEMFMTSSWQYVLYGMEFRTDLEPMRSAYPDMDVARKEFAVIRQAGSLALDDLPDHRAFVEQMCREHRQRSEAVGV is encoded by the coding sequence ATGGCGCGTCTGAAGAAAGTGTTGATCGTCGGCGGCGGCACCGCCGGCTGGCTGGCGGCATGCTATCTGGCCAAGGCGGTCAACGCCGTCGACCCGCGCAGCGTGCAGGTGCACCTTGTGGAGTCGCCGGACATCGGCCTGCTCGGTGTGGGCGAAGCGACGTTCCCCTCGATCCGCGGCACGCTGGCGGCCATCGGCCTCGACGAGCGCCGCTTTCTGGTCGGTGCTACCGCGACATACAAGCAGGGCATCCACTATCGCCATTGGGTACGGCCGCCGGGGACACCGGGGCCGGACCATTTCTTTCATCCGTTCAACGCACCCAGCCAGCGACCTGGTGGCCCCGACTTGCTGCCGTACTGGCTACTCGGCGCTGCACCAGAAGGCACGTCGTTCGCTGATGCTGTCTCGATGCAGAGCTTTCTGGTCGATCATTCCCGCGCGCCCAAGCGCCCGAAGGATGCGGACTATCAGGGGCCGATGAATCACGCGTTCCACTTCGATGCCGCCTGCTTCGCGCGGGTGCTTGCCGAGCACGGCCAGGAGACGCTCGGCGTGGTTCGGCACGTAGCGACGGTCGAGCGCACGGAGCTGGACGAGCACGGCGCCATCGCACGCGTGGTGACGAAGGAGGAGGGCGAGCTCACCGCCGATCTCTACGTGGACTGCACCGGACTGCGCGGCATGCTGATCGGCAACGCGATGCAGTCGCCGTTCCGCAGCCGTGCGGACGTGCTGTTCGCCGATCGGGCGGTGGCTATCCAGGTGCCTTACGAGACGCCTGATGCGCCGATCCCGTCGTACACGATTTCCACTGCCCAGGAGGCTGGCTGGGTCTGGGACATCGGGTTGCAGAAGCGGCGTGGTTCTGGATACGTGTACTCCTCGCGGCACACCACTGACGATCGTGCTGAAGAAGTCTTCCGGCGCTATCTGGGTAAAGCAGGGGAGGGCCTGAAGGCCTTTCATATCAAGTTCGAGACAGGGTACCGGCCTGAGCATTGGCGCAAGAACTGCGTGGCGGTAGGTTTGGCGGGCGGCTTTGTCGAGCCGCTGGAGTCGACTGGCATCGCGCTGATCGAGTTGGCGACCTATCTGTTGACGCATCTGTTGCCCGGCGACACCGACGATATGGAAAGTGCGGCGCGTCATTTCAACGAGATGATGGTGGCGCGGTACGACCGGATCATCGACTTCATCAAGATGCATTACTGCCTGAGCCAGCGGCGCGATTCGCCCTTCTGGATCGACAATACTGACCCTGCGAGCATCCCTCAGACCCTGCAGGAGAAGCTCGAGAAGTGGAAGTTGCGCCCGCCGCATCGGCTGGACTTCGTCAGCGATCTGGAGATGTTCATGACCTCCAGCTGGCAGTACGTGCTGTATGGGATGGAGTTCCGGACGGATCTCGAGCCCATGCGGAGTGCGTACCCGGATATGGATGTGGCGCGGAAGGAATTCGCGGTGATCCGCCAGGCGGGGTCTCTGGCACTCGATGATCTGCCGGACCATCGGGCGTTTGTCGAGCAGATGTGCCGTGAGCATAGGCAGCGTAGCGAGGCGGTTGGGGTATAA
- a CDS encoding toll/interleukin-1 receptor domain-containing protein yields the protein MSRCTAPVRGHRTASAAAECPACSSRYGGYRSSGYSFPSNPSPYSSSGSTGSGRTNGSSTVGSGSGGSGRPRWSRAGSSVVYTPAEVRTLTPVRDNIEKRVHLPDLRDVFLCHAWDDRKGAAKELHDQLESRGVSVWFSEKDVALGSTLLREIDKGLAKSRVGIVLVTPALLGRLAGEGIADKELSALLARDLLVPIVHNTTYEALRDVSPLLGSRSGLSTADDTMGNVAAKLAELVSS from the coding sequence GCCATCGAACAGCGAGTGCGGCAGCTGAGTGTCCCGCATGCAGCAGTCGCTATGGCGGCTACAGGTCATCGGGGTATTCGTTTCCGTCGAATCCCTCGCCCTACTCATCGTCGGGGAGTACTGGCAGCGGTCGGACTAATGGCAGCAGCACGGTGGGGAGCGGCTCAGGCGGAAGCGGAAGGCCGCGCTGGTCGCGAGCTGGATCCTCAGTTGTGTACACACCTGCTGAGGTACGGACGCTCACGCCGGTTCGAGACAACATTGAGAAGCGAGTGCACCTACCCGATCTTCGGGATGTCTTTCTTTGCCACGCGTGGGATGACCGAAAAGGCGCCGCAAAGGAGCTGCATGATCAGCTAGAGTCGCGCGGCGTCTCAGTTTGGTTCAGTGAGAAGGATGTCGCGTTAGGCTCGACGCTACTCCGCGAAATCGACAAAGGCCTAGCGAAGTCGCGAGTAGGCATCGTGCTGGTAACCCCAGCGCTACTCGGCCGCCTCGCAGGAGAAGGCATCGCCGACAAAGAGCTTTCGGCACTCCTAGCGCGCGACTTACTCGTTCCTATTGTGCACAACACCACATATGAAGCTCTACGCGACGTCAGTCCACTGCTCGGCTCGCGAAGTGGCCTGAGCACGGCGGATGATACGATGGGTAATGTCGCGGCCAAGCTCGCAGAGTTGGTCTCCTCCTAA